In the genome of Dromiciops gliroides isolate mDroGli1 chromosome 1, mDroGli1.pri, whole genome shotgun sequence, the window aagggaattcagaatcttagttgttacacatgaaacatataataaaacaaaaattaaaacattctttaaaattataatattactatagtccccccttatggagggtaattgagaagacaattgctgcaatattaattaataaaaataatttttatctttgttttatcactttttgcatcatctgcctaattatcctcatgccattatgagaaattaaaaaatctaatataattggtaacaggtgtcaaggccaaattcaacactgtatttatcatgacacctgagacaattatgggggttaccataaaagaacagagaaatgatgggatatgagcattcccacacttgagcaatatatactgcccatgcagtatgctaggcttaaaataggtggatggaatatatgtccatgccaccaaacatattggaggaaactgagtcagacttaatcagatgcatgggattgagatggtccatggcatcaggcatataggagggagcatagaagccaggtgtagaagtgagatgggtgggatcaatacttccagccatctgtacaatattgtggggaaaaataaaataaaatattaaaccaagagaatccaacctcaacatttgtcaaaagccgttcccttggccataccttgacttcatgcatgtctcccctcatgtgacagttcagtgtctgctcttgcatgtatttctcttgtgattggatggcatcttggccaactggcatctgataactcagaataaaggcaattaatgtcttaaatgataagttcccataatccaagtctcatatggatttaaaaattgaggataataaatgattgcaaaaaatgtgaatacatcttgacttgacacaatatatatttatgcaacaatttcaaataatacccctttttttttacttagtatacaatcacttttgtgaaaaatcagaacatatttaaatacaagttaaagcacaacacaatcctaaagaaaactttttttgaaaaaaaaaacttttacaaacattcccctctttttttaaaaatatgcttatcaaaaataatacttctagaatcaatttacacttgccatggcaaccaatttgccaaggaaatactttaaagagtttgatcaaataatcagttgagaaaaaataacaaaaacaaacaactcagaatatgggagcacaatactcctagaattaacattgtattatgaaatcaaaaccatcttgcaatgtttcaaaattagagagatgaataaatagaaaaaaaatacacacagaacaataaaagacaatgaaattcaaactagggaaatctaaatgaatatgaacttaataagagtattataaaatataaacttgatcacatgactaaaaagcttttacaaatattctccttgttttaaaaactaagtataaaatacaatctcaaaagcatgaaaatctctataaaaataaacccataccattaatttcaaaatgtagatgtaatagcatagaaatcctatgtaacctctgaactgacattaataatctgagtgaattcagaacacttttgattccgatatctaaaatccccaacactcatatcaataccttgctgcttacttctacatttctctaaaatatataccattccatggcaaaagaagcagagtcttgaactatgttgatgattgtcattcttatacagcttaaatttttcttctttaacccctctatattgtctgtcagtcttttcaccatacaaatgctttataagattactaatgaaagacaaaagcaggttagcaaaattatcaacaaaacgagcatatctggaatttaaagggttttctaaggttgtctcagaagcacagccaggctggggaaggactgagcctgaagctgcaaatgtagttacagaaagttgagcatgcgcatcagatctctggacttcccaggcaggggaagcaatgggcttggccataggaggagtagagggtggggtctggagaggaggggagggaccagagcaatttgaatcagacttgattttgaactcaggcctggattcctcttcccccactttgcctctaggtgctaagggattaaaagcttctagagggtgggtcattgcctccaggcatgcaaaattagagcaacaattagtgttagaactgggaaaagctgcgggaatctcttcaggtttctctgaaaaagcatggttgggagagggagagatatttccttgtgtgagtaagttgctggctcttttaacaaaaataaaaagaaaaatagaaagtccacaaaaacaaagcattaacatgatcttatctcccatttgtctggttaaacagactaaaatcaaaaatagggtaattagggagtttaaaaggtccattcgaaaaaatttaaaggaaaacacagccagtacgccagtacttagcagttaaagggagagggaggggaaatttcttacccaaccagaagatcagaagactgagggttagctttcctcttagtggtcagccatctgttaacgggctaaaattctagctaaactgtctaaaatatctaatgagtggtcgccaataaattataagctttagcaagagttagacttttaagcatttattaaggagaataagaatttggtaaagagagagaaaaaggcctagatttctatctattaaagggagagcatttctagctcccttctccaccagagtccagaggaaaaaagcgcgagactgagcgccagtctcttccttcctcctcccactagcccgcgtcacttcctgactcctggtcttgtcctcaaagaccttcccttcatgggcagaactcctctacagtaagtatccagcaggtggcgttattccaatcgttacacaattCTTTTGTATTAGTGTTCACTGTCTGTGATGAATTAGGCTGCAAAACataaaaggtttatggagtgcaATGTAATATTTTGGGGAACTGAGGATAATTAGCCTATTAGCCTAGTATAACATGACACTTTAAGGCAAAACAAACTCTAGTAATAATTAATGGACCTTAAATATTCAAATGGCAATAATATCAACAGGAAAAACTATTGTTATAATACTAGTaattagaataataaaatgaacttacatttaaataatgatttagacATTACAAAGAACATTCATATTctgggtgttttgttttcttgggggGGGTTGGTCCTCACAATTCTATTAGATAAGGCAGGAGGCATgatattaccattttataaataaagcaattaattctttaaaaggaTGACATGCAATATCTACTAGGTTATTATGATTAATACAATATTTACTGTTATAAAGTTGTCACCTATGTGCTGcactggataaagtactggtccttgattcaggaggacctgagttcaaatctcaccactaacatttgctaactgtgtgaccctaggcaagtaacttaacccagattgcttcaaacatctggggctacctctagtcatcctgatttatatcttgctactgtatccagatggctctggaggagagagggagcttGGTTACCTGATAcagaccttcctcacttaaatccaattcagtgcaagtcatgacatcacccttatgtcatggtcctcttagggagtgaaggataaacaacaataaagaaaatgTCGCTCATCACCTCATACTTGAGCTATGTAATTAATAAGCTAAATCACCTTACCTGACCCCACAGGGTGTGTGGGGGGCTGAAAATAGCTAGgaattacttataaattcagaGCTTCATcaacagtttaggctttaagattttattaaagtatactaggggttagcaaagagagagcacatgtctctgaaagaatagaaaaccctagctcagatctatgtgggagagagagagagaaaacctccTTCACCTACCAGCTCACTCTTCTAAAGAGACTGAATCTCTGTCAATTTGACTGGAAGTCTTCTGTGGAACAGGAACTGGGGTGGTCCcccacagagctccaagctaattggctggtagaattcaagtccattgatttaCATGACTTAAAAGCAGTCCATGAATTGCAAGGTAACTTCCAGGTCCCCAATTCgaccttagaaacctcagaaaggtcacctcatgctttcttggCAGAGGGCCCTGGAGAGTAATATACTCAGAGCTACTATGTTAGCAGGCTGGTAGATCTACCTTCCTCAACtgtcttccaactctaattcATCTTCTATTCAGCCAACAaggtggttttcctaaagcacagattccATCATTTCAACAGCTACTCAACAAATTCCAGATGGGTCACATCATTTCCATAATCCAATACAAAATATTATTGTATTCCAGCCCTTTATAATTTATCCTCCTCCCACCTTGCCAGTCTTCTTATAACTACCATGTACTCCAAGCAGCTACATCCTTAAATACAATTgtcaaaatagtttaaaaataaaaaaaagttcagtGATACCAGCTTTAGCCTCTGTAAGAATTTACCAGGTTAAGAGGCTAAAGGAGAACCATTCCAAGCAGAGACAATAACACAAGCAAAATGTACCAAGTATGATAAAGTGTCTTGCTCTATAGAATATTCCCCAGTCTAACAAATCAGGAGTTCCCTAATCATCCCTTTTCAAAGTCTCTGGTTTGCTGAGAAgactgggcagctaggaggcacagagaactgagtccagggcctggagtcaggaagactcaccttcctgaattcaaatctgacctcagtcacttactagctgtatccccaaagaagtcacttaaccctgtctcgCCTCAGTTatgcatctgaaaaatgagctggaaaaggatatGGGACTAATTGGTGGCTTTTTCATGATAGTAAAACAGGTTATtgacagaggtaggatttgaatcagCTCAGGGATGTCCTTTCTGTCATATGATAAAATTTAGTAAAATTTATCTGAGAAAAAGAATATTCAAAAGAACAGTGTAATGACATTAAAATAATACTCAAATATATCAATGGTCTCATCAATTTGGATAGTTCCTCCAATGATGCCAATTCAAATCCAATTTTAACCCATTCATGATTGCTTATACTGTTTACTATTATTCATATCCTCCAGGAGATTTTACATAGGAGATTGAGCCAATGTACTGGGGAGCTCCTTAACTTTCTCACATTATTAAGTAGATGCTAAAAGAGTACTCTGATGCCTTCCCTCATCCTCACCATgtgattattacttttttttttcaatcatactTTACCAGCAATGGTATCTTTTATTCAAATTACTTTATGTTATGTGTTGAAGCTTATGTCCACCATGAACTTTTCCattatcctttttattatatGCGTTTTTCTACTTTAGGATCTCTTTATCACAGCTATGTATCAACATGGGTATAAGACTGGCATTAAAGAGACTTTATTCCTGGGGTAAATTTGAGGTTATGAAAGgagttttataatttcttaaatacCATCTAGCAcagttttgtttattgttttactGAAATCACTGTCAATTTGCAATGTGTGatgatattaataaatataactaacctctctggcccttccttctctcttggcACTGACAACATGGTGTTCAAGCCCTATGTAGAAATTGTCCGGGTGGCCTACATTTCCTTCAAGCCACACGAAGGCAAGCTCATAGCTATCATGTATGTAATCAATCAGAACCAGGCTTTGGTGGATGGCCCATGCAGTGGAGTGCCGAGGCAGGCCATGCCATTTAAATGTATGCAGCTTATAGACTTCGTTCTCAAGTTCCCCCACAGTGCTCATCAGAAGTATATTTGGGATGCctgggagaaagaaaacaaatacaatgcAAAAATGGAATGCCACAAGATGGGCCAAGAAGATTGAAGCCAGAGAAAGGAAAGCCAAGATGACAGATTTTGGTCATTATAAAATCATGAAGGCTAAGAAGATGAGAAACAGAATTATCAAGCATGAAGTGAAGAAGCTGCAGAAGGCAGCCACCCAGAAGGGCTCTCCCAAGCAGGGAGCTGCCCAGAAGGCTCTGGCCTCAACAGtctctgccaagaagatcccCTCAAAGAAGGTTGAGGGTCAGAAGGCAGTCTGCGGCCAGAAGGCCCCCACCAAGAAGGGAGCCTCTCAGAAGGCACCTGCTCAGAAAGTACCAACTCAGAAGGCTCTAACCCAGAAAGCAGCTGCTCCCAAGGCCAAAAAATAAGGGGCTGCCAGAAATCAAATAAAGGTTTTACTATGCAAAAAATATAACTATGATTGCATAAATAGTATTTACATAGAATTTCACtatttgcaatgtgctttacatatattatcttattttatggaGTAAAGAGGGCTATGTGCTTGCTTTTTGTCATGATGGTTTCAGTGATGTTGGATGCCTTCATAAGGATGAAAATGTTGTCAAGGTCAGCTACCAAATGgaaggtaaattatttaacttgaaaagggtATAAGCTAAAACTGAAGTGGAAGGAGAGTTACAGCACAACTTTTTGTTCACAGTTGATTGTGCATTCATTGTAGTTCTGAGTCTGGAATGCAACAGAGCATGCATCAATTCTCCAATCCTTGTGCTTATTTTGGCCTGATAATTAGTATAAAGAAAACAGATCCACCACCAGCTAGCAACATACTATTCATATGTGGAACCAAGAGTGCTATGGATAAGTGCACTTACCTTGGCAGTTTACATTCCAGAGATGTAAATGAAGATGATAAGGTTGATACATGACAGAGTTAACTCAGTGTTTTAGagtctctgaaggaaagtgtaggAGAAAAAAGGTATTAACTTACCTAAcaaactgaaagtctacagtCATTGTGCTGACATCATTGTTGTATGTCTGTGAAAACTGGATGGTCTACCAGTGCCATGCAATGAAACAgtcgcttccatttgaattgtcttggaaaAATTTTGAAGATCACCTAGCAAGATAAGTTACTGTACATTAGGGCCCTTTGTCTAACGGAACTGCCAAAACATTCAAACAgaactgcagagagcacaacttaTATGTGCTGGCCATGTTGTTTAaatgccaaaaatattttttgcctAAAAAACCTTTTTTACATAAAACTCACACAAGTGATCAAATACTCTCACATAGGTGAAGAGTAGAGATACAAGGACACATTCAAGGTCTCTATGAAGGATTTAGAAATTGATTGTGAGATTTGACAGAACAAGTTCAGGCCTGCCCAGTATGACATGCACCTATCAAGGAATGTGTTGTGTTCTActagcaaagcagaattgcaatatTTCAAAAGTCACGTGAGATgcataaatttagagacatctccatttcCAATGTCCAAATGGAAAATTTATGCCCAACATGTGTTGGTCTGATAAGCCAGTCTGATACACTGTTTCATAATACTGACAATAATGctattttggtcttcttcaagtgTGAAAGATGACAATCAATTATTAAGGTAGCTTAGGTTTTAAACATAGGGAAACTTGGTGGTGCCCTaaatgctgggtctggaatcagaaacacctgagttaaaaaatcagcctcagatccttactagctatgtgacaatgaGATAGCCATTTAACCTATGTttccatcagtttcctcaattgaaaaatgaggacaatagTACATACCTCCCAAGGGGTTATagggaggatcaaatggaataatagtTTTAAAGTACATAGCATatagcatataataggtgctatgtaaatgtttattcctttacCTTTTCCATCCCTAAGGTACTAGAGATACCAGTAGTCATCAAGCCCAATTTAGCTACATAAATGAATGTGAATTCTTTCTGTATCACTAATAAGTGATTGTCTAATCTCCAATAATTCTTGCTGCTTAATCTTCATTATTACCTAATTCCCTAAAAATATACCACCAAAGAActagcaaaatataaaatatgaatgagactaagactggaaaaaaagtcatttaggTTTGCTAATATGGGGCATGACCAAAACCAGAAGTTATATAACTTTGAGAAATTGCTGCAGGGGCGGGTCACTCAGTTTGAGAGAGCTGTATTTTGGCAGTATACTTCTTTTTCCA includes:
- the LOC122736040 gene encoding LOW QUALITY PROTEIN: 60S ribosomal protein L14-like (The sequence of the model RefSeq protein was modified relative to this genomic sequence to represent the inferred CDS: inserted 2 bases in 1 codon); translation: MVFKPYVEIVRVAYISFKPHEGKLIAIMYVINQNQALVDGPCSGVPRQAMPFKCMQLIDFVLKFPHSAHQKYIWDAWEKENXNTMQKWNATRWAKKIEARERKAKMTDFGHYKIMKAKKMRNRIIKHEVKKLQKAATQKGSPKQGAAQKALASTVSAKKIPSKKVEGQKAVCGQKAPTKKGASQKAPAQKVPTQKALTQKAAAPKAKK